From the genome of Paracholeplasma manati:
TGTTCTATGGTCTCTTACAAAATCTATACCAAAAACACCCGATTCATGTTGAAATTGGTGGTACAGTAGAATCGATTCATAAAATCACAGCGAAAAAGTTGTATGATGCCTATGAGACGTTCTATCACCCATCCAATATGGAAGTGGTTTTGGTCGGTAATTTTGACCCTGAAGCGATGGTTCAACTGATTGAAGATAACCAATCTAAAAAAGGTTATTCCAAACAAGACCCAATCCAACGATTCATGCCTAAAGAACCTAAAGCCATCAGAACCAGTCACGCGGAAATCGAAATGCCTGTGGTGATGCCTAAACTGGGCTTGGGTGTAAAATTGACACCATCTAGTGGCAAAGAAGCGCTAAAGAAAGACATCGCACTCGCCATCTTAATGGATATGTATTTTTCCAACTCAACCAAGAACTATCAACAACTCTTACAATCTAGATTGATCAATGAGTCGTTTGAATACACCAGCATTGAGGAAGAAAATGCATTTACCATGGCATTCTTTGGCGATACCGTGGACCCAACCTTGTTAAAATCTCGATTGACTCAAATGATTTTAGCACTCAAGCGTCAAAAACATGACCCAGTTGTATTTGAAAGACACAAAAAGAGCACCTTGGGTTCATTTGTGATGAGTCTCAATAGTTTAGAGTCCATTTCAATGGGATTCACCAACTATTTGGCCAATGGGGTATCGATGTTTGAAGTCCCTGAAATCATTGAATCCATCACATTGAAAGACATTCAAGCGATTGCAAAAGACATTCAGCCGAAACGTATTTCAAGTTTTGTGGTCATGCCAGCGAAAGCTCAAAAAGCCTCTGTTTGATAAAATAAAAGCCATCCGTAAAATAATTAGGAAATTCACAACGAATTTCCTTTTTTTATATCAAAAAGAGCGATTGTTAACTTTAATACGCTCAATACTGCAATTTTGTAAAGCAAAAAATATTCGTATAATAAAGGACAAGGAGGTTAACAATGCTCAATCAAGTCACTTTAATCGGCAGACTGACACACGATCCAGTCGTCAAAACAACCGAGGATGGCAAAAAAGTTTCGGATATTCAAATTGCAGTGCAGCGCGCTTTCAAAAATATGGAAGGCTTATACGAAACAGATTTCATCGGTTGTAGTTTATGGCAAGGTTCAGCTGAAATCATTGAAAACTATTGTAAGAAAGGGTCTATGGTTGCAATCCGCGGCAGGCTTCAAACCAAAAAACTCGAGTTGGCCAATAGTAAAGTTATTTCAGTGATCGAGCTTGTGGGTGAACGCGTCATTCACTTATCTAGTACGTTCAAATCAAGTCCATCATGTCCAGAAGAAGACGCCTGAAAAGGGTCTTTTTCCATTTTATATCGATTGTTAAAACAATGTTTTGTTGGTATAATTAAAAAAGGAGTTGATATTATGAACATAAATTTTGTTGAAGAAGTGACAAAACGCAAAGAAGCCATTTTGAAAGACCTCACTGAGCTCATTCAAATTAATTCTGAATTAACCACATTTGATCCTAACCGTAAACATGCCCCATTTGGTGAAGGCATCGATGAAGCATTGACATTCATGTTAAACTTAGGTAAACGTGATGGATTCAATACGCTAAATGCGGACCATTATGCTGGCCACATCGAATACGGCAATCAAGACGCTTATGTCGGTATGGTTGGACACCTGGACGTTGTGCCTGCAGGGTCTGGATGGTCATACCCACCTTATGGTGCAGTGATTGCTGATGGTAAGATGTATGGTCGTGGCACCGAAGATGACAAAGGCCCTACGTTAGCTGCTTATTACGCCATGAAAATATTGAAAGATCTTGGTTTACCGCTATCTAAACGCATCAAATTGATATTAGGTACCGATGAAGAAACCGCTTGGCGTTGTGTGAACTATTATTTCAAACACTATCCAGAACAACCCGTTGCTGGCTTTATTCCAGACTCTGAATTCCCATTAACCTATGGTGAGAAGGGTATTCTTAAAGTTGTGGTTAAAGGTAAAATTGAACCATCGACATTGGTTCGTTTTGATGCTGGTTTAAGAGATAACATGGTGCCAGACCATGCCTTGGCAGTCGTTTCCGATTTAAATCTAAAAGCATCATTTGAAGCATTCTTAAAATCAAAAGGTTTGGTTGGTAAAGCGACTGAATCGAAAGAAGGTTTAATCCTTGAAGTCGATGGCAAGAGTGCCCATGGTTCTACCCCAGATGAAGGTGTAAACGCCGCTTATCTCATGGTTCATTTCTTTAACAGTGTCAGCATCAATAACGCTTTTATTGACGCCATAAACACCTATTTATTGGATGACACCAAAGGGGTTAAAATTGGGGTTGACTACCTAGATAAAGAAATGGGTCCAGTCACCGTCAATGCAGGTGTATTTAAACTTGAACAAAACCAATTCGAAATTACATTAAACCCACGTTATCCCAATGGGGTTGACCCAGAACGTTTCATCAAACGTTTTGAAACTGCTTTTGAATCGCTTGGTTTAAAGGTTGAACTTGGTAAACACCAACGCTTACTCTATGTGGATCCTAAATCTGAAATGATTCAAATCCTCATGGATACCTATAAAAAATATTCTAACGATGTCGATGCAGTACCACTAACCACTGGTGGTGGCACATTCGCTCGAACCATGAAAAATTCAGTCGCATTCGGTCCGCATTTCCCTAATAAACCTAGTTACATCCACCAAAAAGACGAATACATCATTATGGATGATTTCTTTATGAGTATTGCGATCTATGCGGATGCGCTTTACCGTTTAGCGAAATAATGAAACAATATTTAGACCTTTGTCGTCATGTGATGACTCAGGGAACCGATAAAGCTGAC
Proteins encoded in this window:
- the pepV gene encoding dipeptidase PepV, coding for MNINFVEEVTKRKEAILKDLTELIQINSELTTFDPNRKHAPFGEGIDEALTFMLNLGKRDGFNTLNADHYAGHIEYGNQDAYVGMVGHLDVVPAGSGWSYPPYGAVIADGKMYGRGTEDDKGPTLAAYYAMKILKDLGLPLSKRIKLILGTDEETAWRCVNYYFKHYPEQPVAGFIPDSEFPLTYGEKGILKVVVKGKIEPSTLVRFDAGLRDNMVPDHALAVVSDLNLKASFEAFLKSKGLVGKATESKEGLILEVDGKSAHGSTPDEGVNAAYLMVHFFNSVSINNAFIDAINTYLLDDTKGVKIGVDYLDKEMGPVTVNAGVFKLEQNQFEITLNPRYPNGVDPERFIKRFETAFESLGLKVELGKHQRLLYVDPKSEMIQILMDTYKKYSNDVDAVPLTTGGGTFARTMKNSVAFGPHFPNKPSYIHQKDEYIIMDDFFMSIAIYADALYRLAK
- the yfmH gene encoding EF-P 5-aminopentanol modification-associated protein YfmH, yielding MEKVYYAHLNETVYQHTLANGLQVYMIPKNDFHKVFATFTTHYGSFDQSFISPKTGKKVNQPEGIAHFLEHKMFSMPDKTDAFETLSKFGVNANAYTNFDRTSYLFSGTKNIESALTYLLDFVQTPYFTVKSVKKEQGIIAEELRMYADYPNQRLFYGLLQNLYQKHPIHVEIGGTVESIHKITAKKLYDAYETFYHPSNMEVVLVGNFDPEAMVQLIEDNQSKKGYSKQDPIQRFMPKEPKAIRTSHAEIEMPVVMPKLGLGVKLTPSSGKEALKKDIALAILMDMYFSNSTKNYQQLLQSRLINESFEYTSIEEENAFTMAFFGDTVDPTLLKSRLTQMILALKRQKHDPVVFERHKKSTLGSFVMSLNSLESISMGFTNYLANGVSMFEVPEIIESITLKDIQAIAKDIQPKRISSFVVMPAKAQKASV
- a CDS encoding single-stranded DNA-binding protein gives rise to the protein MLNQVTLIGRLTHDPVVKTTEDGKKVSDIQIAVQRAFKNMEGLYETDFIGCSLWQGSAEIIENYCKKGSMVAIRGRLQTKKLELANSKVISVIELVGERVIHLSSTFKSSPSCPEEDA